A stretch of Oryza brachyantha chromosome 4, ObraRS2, whole genome shotgun sequence DNA encodes these proteins:
- the LOC102719487 gene encoding uncharacterized protein LOC102719487 codes for MGLSPSKRVDAAIRGAPAFAAACDDAYDRCVADAQHAFAGVRPYQLADASAHLHSSLRGSLPLVRRWVPTPPSRARVHSALRAAGLEDASELSRMQFREFAAELFREAVLSAAAQAALVRAPAGAAGLVGVGLATRAGAGAVGRLVAVYTAGVAAAVYLSLG; via the coding sequence ATGGGCCTCAGCCCCTCCAAGCGCGTGGACGCCGCGATCCGGGGCGCGCcggcgttcgccgccgcctgcgacGACGCCTACGACCGCTGCGTCGCCGACGCCCAGCACGCCTTCGCCGGCGTCCGCCCCTACCAGCTCGCCGACGCGTCCGCGCACCTCCACTCGTCCCTCCGGGGCTCCCTCCCGCTCGTGCGCCGCTGGGtgcccacgccgccgtcgcgggcCCGCGTCCACTCCGCGCTGCGCGCCGCGGGGCTCGAGGACGCCTCCGAGCTCTCGAGGATGCAGTTCCGCGAGTTCGCCGCCGAGCTGTTCAGGGAGGCCgtgctctccgccgccgcccaggcGGCTCTCGTGCGTGCCCCTGCAGGCGCCGCCGGGCTCGTCGGTGTTGGCCTCGCGACCCGCGCCGGGGCAGGGGCGGTAGGGAGGTTGGTCGCCGTCTACACCGCCGGCGTTGCGGCTGCTGTTTACCTCAGCTTGGGCTAG
- the LOC102715293 gene encoding uncharacterized protein LOC102715293, protein MKTQNMVGRSSCSKNKVFGSLAVENIPEIDPSYRLFLEHLRDDGHGYVLDAPRGDHGSPVFLRYAEDHVSSGHTRAKSGTKIPNNSFHRRQCDPNGEGLGLTSEEAVNVNVGHSFSSGTSCVAETSEIDESYATFLRLLKIKDGLMVIEPEPGVTIVYGQAEETPPGYDELNRATSTNERHHSLTTTLENMDEENATNTDGDGLVKINTSISEREMEVVELENTRSQDLVCTDHSGFPPYTELSDLNVCVDDQGEPLALSCGISSTFDDKLNAVLSKPYDLNEYKELLRKATDRKLVSRQRHLRNASKPYATGAVGLSYLDHYPDLAIQVDSAESDERKLFLLRKFFFWLENLCHEGAYMPWIDKPLACNPIDADDYERDSDPTASIEIIQDEED, encoded by the exons ATGAAGACCCAGAACATGGTGGGCAGATCATCTTGCAGCAAGAACAAAGTGTTTGGTAGTCTAGCTGTTGAAAACATCCCAGAAATAGATCCAAGTTACAGGCTTTTCTTGGAACATCTAAGGGATGATGGGCATGGCTATGTGCTTGATGCCCCAAGAGGGGACCATGGCTCGCCTGTTTTTCTAAGATATGCAGAGGATCATGTGTCCAGCGGACACACTAGGGCCAAATCTGGCACAAAGATCCCAAACAATTCATTCCATAGAAGACAGTGTGATCCAAATGGTGAGGGGCTTGGTTTAACATCAGAAGAAGCTGTCAATGTAAATGTGGGGCATTCTTTTTCATCAGGAACATCATGTGTGGCTGAGACATCAGAAATTGATGAGTCTTATGCTACATTTCTGAGACTTCTGAAGATTAAGGATGGTCTCATGGTTATTGAGCCAGAACCAGGCGTTACCATTGTATATGGGCAAGCAGAGGAGACACCTCCTGGGTATGATGAATTGAACAGAGCTACTTCCACAAATGAAAGACACCATTCTTTGACAACTACACTTGAAAACATGGATGAAGAGAATGCTACGAATACAGATGGAGATGGGCTTGTGAAGATTAATACTTCTATATCTGAACGTGAAATGGAAGTCGTTGAACTAGAGAACACACGTAGTCAGGATCTAGTCTGCACAGACCACAGTGGATTTCCACCTTATACTGAACTTTCTGATTTAAAC GTATGTGTAGATGATCAAGGAGAACCCCTTGCTCTTAGTTGTGGCATTTCCTCTACATTTGATGATAAACTTAATGCTGTTTTAAGTAAGCCATATGACCTAAATGAATATAAAGAGCTTTTGAGAAAAGCCACGGATCGGAAGCTTGTGAGTAGACAGAGACACTTGCGAAATGCATCCAAGCCCTATGCCACAGGGGCAGTTGGGCTCTCATATCTTGATCACTACCCAG ATCTGGCCATACAAGTAGATTCTGCTGAGTCTGATGAGAGAAAATTGTTCCTCCTGAGAAAATTCTTCTTCTGGCTGGAG AACCTATGCCACGAGGGGGCCTACATGCCATGGATCGACAAGCCACTAGCCTGCAATCCGATCGACGCAGACGACTACGAAAGGGACTCCGACCCGACGGCCAGCATTGAGATTATCCAAGACGAAGAAGACTGA
- the LOC102715570 gene encoding uncharacterized protein LOC102715570 gives MERAKPASYLANKYSKNPQIDPKDPAEEKKKKKKIFLPSTRRGKKREGLSQRSERGSSERLPEGRTKNSRPIGRHMGANGHPPPASAAAQNGSHSSGGGGGGGGGGANPSSGGTAAALRHDPGLAREWSSEEQSTLDELLVKYASDAPVIRYAKIAMKLPDKTVRDVALRCRWMNKKESGKRKKEDHSSSKKSKDKKEKVSDSSSKPPVHIAGRPNVPPFQLPALPIDDDEISSKAIGGPTGELLETNAQVLSQISTNLSTMQIQDNISLLCQTRDNILRVLKEINDAPDIMKQMPPLPVKINEELVNSMLPRPTVPMQ, from the exons ATGGAAAGGGCAAAACCCGCCTCGTACCTTGCAAACAAATACAGCAAAAATCCCCAAATCGATCCAAAAGATCccgcagaagaaaaaaaaaagaagaaaaaaatattcctcCCATCCACTCGTCgcgggaagaagagagaggggctCTCCCAGCGCTCGGAGCGCGGAAGCAGCGAGCGGCTTCCGGAAGGGCGCACAAAAAATTCGCGCCCAATTGGGAGGCACATGGGCGCGAACggccacccgccgccggcgagcgccgccgcgcagaACGGGTCCCACtccagcggcggtggcggcggtgggggtggAGGGGGAGCAAACCCTAGCTCcggcgggacggcggcggcgctccggcacGACCCTGGCCTGGCGCGGGAGTGGTCGTCGGAGGAGCAATCCACCCTCGACGAGCTGCTCGTCAA GTATGCATCTGATGCACCTGTCATCCGATACGCAAAGATAGCCATGAAGTTGCCAGACAAAACGGTTCGAGATGTGGCCTTGCGGTGTAGATGGATGAAT aaaaaggaaagtgggaagagaaagaaagaggacCACAGCTCCTCAAAGAAAAGCAAAGATAAAAag GAGAAGGTTTCAGATTCTTCATCAAAACCACCTGTTCATATAGCTGGAAGGCCTAATGTTCCTCCATTCCAACTTCCAGCTCTGCCCATTGATGATGACGAAATTTCTTCCAAAG CAATTGGAGGTCCAACAGGAGAACTTCTTGAAACCAACGCTCAGGTTTTGAGTCAAATTTCAACCAACCTCAGCACTATGCAG ATACAAGATAACATCTCTCTGCTGTGCCAAACTCGAGATAATATACTCAGGGTCTTGAAAGA GATAAATGACGCTCCGGATATCATGAAGCAGATGCCACCGCTACCAGTGAAGATAAACGAGGAGCTCGTCAACTCAATGCTCCCCAGGCCAACTGTACCTATGCAGTAG
- the LOC102714727 gene encoding cytochrome b561 and DOMON domain-containing protein At3g07570-like, with protein MGAASSSSSSVRHLLLLCLLCFCFALAVSQQQPSSDSCSSAGVAVSHLVPFNSSAFRCLTVWKQEDFVLRYKNTGESQWSFILSAPDKGTYVAVGFSGKGLMVGSSAVVGWSSGGKGTVKQYYLTGKSPDECYPDKGRLTLVKNKAVAVSHSGRLYLAFELYTDLPQPHLIYAVGPDGNLPPSDGVLPMHRSMHSHAFNYTSGMASSSGGSGNGGFPPERRHGLLAMMAWGVLMPLGMMAARYFRRVDPYWFYAHMAIQVVAFAVGIASAVLGFRLNDDGLKNVDVHRALGIAILAMASLQVMAFLARPDKTSKVRRYWNWYHHYVGRAAIVVAIGNIFLGLHIAQEVSAYIVSYGVFVAVWVIAVAAFEMNRCYSDDD; from the exons ATGGGggcagcttcttcttcttcttcttcagtcCGGCATCTGCTCCTGCTCTGCCTGCTCTGCTTCTGCTTCGCGCTCGCGGTGAGCCAGCAGCAGCCGTCGTCGGACTCGTGCAGCAGCGCCGGCGTCGCGGTCTCGCATCTCGTCCCGTTCAACTCCTCCGCCTTCCGCTGCTTGACCGTCTGGAAGCAGGAGGACTTCGTCCTGCGG TACAAGAATACCGGCGAGAGCCAATGGAGCTTCATCCTCTCGGCGCCGGACAAGGGCACCTACGTGGCGGTCGGGTTCTCCGGCAAGGGGCTGATGGTCGGTAGCAGCGCCGTCGTCGGGTGGTCGTCGGGCGGGAAGGGCACCGTGAAGCAGTACTACCTCACCGGCAAGAGCCCCGACGAGTGCTACCCGGACAAGGGACGCCTCACGCTGGTCAAGAACAAGGCCGTCGCCGTGTCGCACTCCGGTCGGCTCTACCTCGCCTTCGAGCTCTACACCGACCTCCCGCAGCCGCACCTGATCTACGCCGTCGGCCCCGACGGTAACCTGCCGCCCTCCGATGGCGTCCTCCCGATGCACCGGAGCATGCACTCCCACGCCTTCAACTACACCTCCG GGATGGCATCGAGCTCCGGTGGCTCGGGCAACGGGGGGTTCCCGCCGGAGAGGAGGCACGGGCTGCTGGCGATGATGGCGTGGGGCGTGCTGATGCCGCTCGGCATGATGGCGGCGCGCTACTTCCGGCGGGTGGACCCCTACTGGTTCTACGCCCACATGGCCATCCaggtcgtcgccttcgccgtcGGCATCGCGTCGGCCGTCCTCGGCTTCCGCCTCAACGACGACGGGCTCAAGAACGTCGACGTGCACCGGGCGCTCGGCATCGCCATCCTCGCCATGGCCTCGCTGCAG GTGATGGCGTTCCTGGCGAGGCCGGACAAGACGTCCAAGGTGAGGCGGTACTGGAACTGGTACCACCACTACGTCGGCCGGGCGGCGATCGTGGTGGCCATCGGCAACATCTTCCTCGGCCTGCACATCGCGCAGGAGGTCAGCGCCTACATCGTCTCCTACGGcgtcttcgtcgccgtctgggtcatcgccgtcgccgccttcgaGATGAACCGCTGCTACTCCGACGACGACTGA